The Halomicronema hongdechloris C2206 genome includes a window with the following:
- a CDS encoding Calvin cycle protein CP12, producing the protein MSNIKEQINQEIQSARDACDTSGKSSEECAAAWDAVEELQAEASHQRQKEPKSSFDEYCENNPDADECRVYDN; encoded by the coding sequence ATGAGCAATATCAAAGAGCAGATCAACCAAGAGATTCAGAGCGCCCGGGACGCTTGCGACACCTCGGGGAAGAGTTCTGAAGAGTGCGCTGCTGCTTGGGATGCTGTTGAAGAGCTACAAGCCGAAGCCTCCCACCAGCGCCAGAAGGAGCCTAAGAGTTCCTTCGACGAATATTGTGAGAACAACCCCGACGCTGACGAGTGCCGCGTCTACGATAACTAA
- a CDS encoding calcium-binding protein, with translation MANIEQDAEIEERITMQIVVDAYDPEEQAMGWYYYLQGTMQFPFTASCISKRRISPLKDGQTVEVVGMASEDECEREMFVEIDWEGDTLAVPLIQLEAPAADEETQQAISDWHYWVNQGYEFG, from the coding sequence ATGGCAAACATTGAGCAGGATGCAGAGATTGAAGAGCGCATCACGATGCAAATTGTGGTGGATGCCTACGACCCTGAAGAGCAGGCCATGGGCTGGTACTACTATTTGCAGGGCACCATGCAGTTCCCATTTACGGCAAGCTGTATCAGCAAGCGGCGTATTTCCCCTCTCAAGGACGGGCAAACGGTCGAGGTGGTCGGCATGGCCTCAGAGGATGAGTGTGAGCGGGAGATGTTTGTGGAAATCGACTGGGAAGGCGATACTTTGGCCGTGCCGTTGATTCAGCTTGAGGCTCCAGCGGCAGATGAAGAGACTCAACAGGCGATCTCTGATTGGCATTACTGGGTCAATCAAGGCTACGAGTTCGGGTAA
- a CDS encoding DUF4058 family protein, with translation MPSPFPGMDPYLEHPDLWPEVHNRLLVAIADSLGPQLRPKYRVAIEKRVYEDIRDDLLVGRPDAAVFEPPSQETSPALSQPSATATAPITVELPMPEEIQERYLAIREVSTGIVVTILELISPSNKRLGRGRQQYEEKRLKILASQTHLVEIDLIRAFSPLPMRGPEQPSLYRILISCADQRPRADLYPFDLRSQIPAFPLPLQPQDPEIIVELQPLLAQLYDRASYDLAIDYSQDPVPPLTGEDVAWANKLLRNRRH, from the coding sequence ATGCCCTCTCCCTTTCCCGGAATGGATCCCTATCTTGAACATCCTGACCTTTGGCCAGAGGTGCACAATCGGTTGCTGGTTGCGATCGCAGATAGCCTAGGCCCCCAACTGCGGCCCAAGTACCGGGTAGCCATCGAGAAGCGAGTTTACGAAGACATTCGCGATGACTTACTGGTGGGACGGCCAGATGCGGCGGTATTTGAACCACCGTCTCAGGAAACGAGTCCAGCCTTATCCCAGCCCAGTGCTACTGCAACAGCACCGATTACAGTAGAACTACCAATGCCGGAGGAGATTCAAGAACGCTACTTAGCAATTCGAGAAGTGAGCACGGGTATTGTCGTGACAATCCTGGAACTCATTTCCCCCAGCAACAAGCGCCTTGGTAGAGGACGGCAGCAGTATGAAGAAAAACGCCTCAAAATTTTGGCCAGCCAGACCCATCTAGTGGAAATTGATTTGATTCGAGCCTTTTCCCCTCTGCCGATGCGCGGCCCCGAGCAACCCTCCCTCTATCGAATTTTGATCAGCTGTGCCGATCAGCGACCTCGCGCGGATCTGTATCCATTTGATTTGCGATCGCAGATTCCCGCCTTTCCCCTGCCGCTCCAGCCTCAAGACCCAGAAATTATTGTGGAATTGCAACCATTGTTGGCTCAGCTATACGACCGGGCTAGCTATGACTTGGCAATTGACTACAGTCAAGACCCGGTTCCCCCCCTGACGGGTGAAGATGTGGCTTGGGCCAATAAGTTGCTGCGCAATAGACGGCACTGA
- a CDS encoding ATP-binding response regulator, with the protein MPSLLQFLSCAPSCHQLTSLATVVEQLGTGQHDVIVVLEHPAFPIGLIRAGRLMAYVLSHLSNEAVYHGASTAASMSVAQLTQHSSELSARLTQTLVMDCKELVESVAVIPHHWSLAEFWTSLADGDASHWAVVDAQQTYLGLIECRRLLPFLRWPWNQTPPALAPRTPALPSQTGPFQEWLTLLDAVPMPLMLQWGTEQSSFFNLTWRSRLGADFMPTGLTQNLVPPSCDTRLLAATPSLSNDNQQILQHLSGLPGRWQYLPPTDYPLGDGSWQRWAFLKLPLSFANGLDRALSGSTQSLSGDELRDSWLVIAYQPLAETDPQTQGIVDADDADWLVGLGHDLKTPLTSLLGLSNLLQNQRLGTLTDKQRRYVDLIHRNARELMTLVDQMSDWMRLSRGQLALNSEWLNLETLCQQVLVPRLDAQESWTEYVTVAGSEADPRERLSQHRIFADPSRLHQMLDHLIDNAQRHTPSDTPWGMRIERWGSWLGLIVWDRGEGIAINEQSHLLTTPAMAQGGTGLGLPLTRQLARLHGGDLSFVSYPHQGSEFTLLLPAPALTQPPGQPVLEPMTRLLVLAAVDPVLIKAVTEGVRSSSYRVVVARSWPEAQDMVSRLQPEALLLQWQGLGMADRQHSLMAMSQAQPCAMIALTPHPPEETAAEVLSGWIPTPVAIAELPIHLNTLLFPTPQPEVLRQRTVLLLRPEPSFADSSKPDGLNLSSWLHRYQCRVLEVDDLEQASLISRVWHPDVMLLDPDIPDVAAYLQALSQQDRLLRIPLITLSNDATQAANHYVQLMVFPCLIKGALDQAGLQETTANTLMQVMAVAIDAHDSA; encoded by the coding sequence ATGCCCTCTCTGCTGCAGTTTTTGTCCTGCGCTCCCAGTTGTCACCAGCTCACCTCCCTCGCGACGGTCGTGGAGCAGCTTGGTACTGGTCAGCATGACGTCATCGTTGTCCTTGAGCATCCCGCCTTTCCCATTGGCTTGATTCGGGCCGGACGGCTGATGGCTTATGTCTTGAGTCATCTAAGCAATGAAGCTGTCTACCATGGGGCTTCCACTGCAGCATCCATGAGCGTCGCTCAGTTGACCCAACACTCCTCTGAACTCTCTGCCCGGTTAACGCAGACCCTAGTCATGGATTGCAAGGAGCTGGTGGAGTCGGTGGCAGTCATTCCCCATCACTGGTCTCTGGCTGAATTTTGGACCTCGCTAGCCGATGGAGATGCTAGCCATTGGGCAGTGGTTGATGCCCAGCAGACCTATTTGGGTCTGATCGAGTGTCGTCGGCTGCTGCCGTTTTTGCGATGGCCATGGAACCAGACTCCGCCTGCCTTGGCTCCGAGGACACCAGCATTGCCATCCCAAACGGGGCCGTTTCAGGAGTGGTTAACCTTGTTGGATGCCGTTCCCATGCCGCTAATGCTGCAGTGGGGAACAGAGCAATCTTCTTTTTTCAATCTTACCTGGCGGTCGCGACTAGGGGCTGATTTCATGCCGACTGGGCTCACACAAAACCTAGTGCCGCCCTCCTGTGATACTCGTCTGTTGGCGGCCACGCCTAGCCTTTCCAATGATAATCAGCAGATTTTACAGCACCTATCTGGGTTGCCTGGGCGGTGGCAATACTTGCCGCCGACTGACTACCCCTTGGGGGATGGTTCCTGGCAACGGTGGGCCTTCTTGAAACTCCCCCTATCGTTCGCAAATGGGCTCGATCGAGCATTATCAGGCTCTACTCAGTCCTTATCGGGCGATGAGCTCAGAGATAGCTGGTTGGTCATTGCCTATCAGCCCCTGGCTGAGACAGATCCTCAGACTCAGGGAATAGTTGATGCCGATGATGCTGACTGGCTGGTGGGCTTAGGACACGACCTGAAAACCCCGCTGACGTCCCTGCTGGGACTGTCTAATCTATTGCAAAACCAGCGATTAGGGACCTTAACCGATAAGCAACGACGCTATGTCGATCTGATTCACCGCAATGCCCGCGAGCTGATGACCTTGGTGGATCAGATGTCTGATTGGATGCGGTTGTCCCGGGGACAATTGGCCTTAAATTCTGAGTGGCTGAATTTGGAGACCCTATGCCAGCAGGTGCTCGTCCCTCGCCTAGATGCCCAAGAGTCTTGGACAGAGTATGTCACGGTGGCTGGGAGCGAGGCTGATCCTCGGGAGAGGCTATCCCAGCATCGCATCTTTGCCGATCCTAGTCGCCTGCACCAGATGCTTGATCATCTGATCGATAATGCCCAGCGTCATACCCCTAGTGATACTCCTTGGGGCATGCGTATTGAGCGCTGGGGGTCCTGGTTGGGGCTGATCGTCTGGGATCGGGGAGAAGGGATTGCTATTAATGAGCAATCTCATTTGCTAACTACGCCGGCGATGGCCCAGGGGGGAACTGGCCTGGGGCTGCCGTTAACCCGGCAACTGGCTCGTCTCCATGGAGGAGACTTGAGTTTTGTCTCCTATCCTCACCAGGGCAGCGAATTTACCCTGCTATTACCGGCACCGGCGTTGACTCAACCCCCTGGGCAACCCGTATTGGAGCCAATGACTCGATTATTGGTCTTGGCGGCGGTGGATCCGGTGTTGATCAAGGCGGTCACGGAGGGGGTGCGATCATCTTCCTATCGGGTGGTGGTGGCTCGTTCCTGGCCCGAAGCCCAAGATATGGTCTCGCGGTTGCAACCGGAGGCACTGTTACTGCAGTGGCAAGGGCTGGGGATGGCGGATCGGCAACACTCCCTGATGGCAATGTCTCAGGCGCAGCCATGCGCCATGATTGCCTTGACACCGCACCCCCCTGAGGAGACTGCGGCCGAAGTTCTCTCGGGCTGGATTCCGACTCCTGTGGCGATTGCAGAGCTGCCCATCCACCTGAATACGCTGTTGTTTCCGACGCCACAGCCAGAGGTCTTGCGTCAGCGCACAGTGCTGCTGTTGCGACCGGAACCGTCTTTTGCTGACTCCTCTAAGCCAGATGGGCTTAACCTGAGTAGTTGGTTACATCGCTATCAGTGTCGAGTATTGGAGGTGGATGATCTGGAGCAGGCGAGTTTAATCAGTCGAGTCTGGCACCCAGATGTGATGCTGCTGGATCCCGACATTCCAGATGTGGCTGCGTATCTGCAGGCGTTGAGTCAGCAAGATAGGTTGCTGAGGATTCCATTAATTACCCTCAGCAATGACGCTACCCAGGCGGCTAATCACTATGTCCAATTGATGGTGTTTCCCTGTTTAATCAAGGGCGCCCTTGACCAGGCCGGACTTCAGGAGACCACTGCTAATACGTTGATGCAGGTGATGGCGGTGGCTATTGATGCCCACGACTCTGCCTAA
- a CDS encoding circadian clock protein KaiA → MSTKLLLNIFLPSRELTQALHQHLDGMTYLTHWSESEADFFAWTSRNCHRIDCLILQSNQQLDAIMQQLRERDILLPAIILSRQAAGSGEGSPDNRNDNTKAVSSVESFEHCRNVIAAYHRAIACLTLSDLDQLERHIHQAIDQFLKLPAVSNTSPAHATAGDPAPSSHHVLLSLQQQRLNDKLRERLNYLGVYYKRNPENFLRHMSQADRQELLDKLRSDYRLIVLSYFSNDASLNQKIDDFVNVAFFADASVSQIVEIHMELMDAFAKQLKLEGRSEEILLDYRLTLIDVIAHLCEMYRRSIPRENQEK, encoded by the coding sequence TTGTCTACAAAACTGTTACTCAATATCTTTCTCCCTTCTCGGGAGCTAACCCAAGCCCTGCATCAGCACTTGGACGGAATGACGTATCTGACCCACTGGAGCGAGTCCGAAGCGGATTTTTTTGCCTGGACGAGCCGCAACTGTCATCGCATCGACTGCCTGATTCTACAGAGTAATCAGCAGCTAGATGCCATCATGCAACAGCTGAGGGAGCGGGATATCCTACTACCTGCGATTATCCTCAGTCGTCAGGCAGCTGGTTCCGGTGAGGGCTCCCCTGACAACAGGAATGACAACACCAAAGCAGTCTCCTCGGTAGAGTCCTTTGAGCATTGTCGGAATGTGATTGCTGCCTACCACCGTGCGATCGCATGTCTGACCCTATCCGATCTTGATCAGCTAGAGCGCCATATTCATCAAGCCATCGACCAATTTCTCAAACTTCCGGCAGTCAGTAACACCTCCCCTGCCCATGCAACAGCTGGAGATCCAGCCCCCAGCTCTCATCATGTCCTCCTGAGTTTGCAGCAACAGCGCCTCAACGACAAGCTCAGAGAACGCCTGAACTATCTAGGGGTTTACTACAAGCGAAATCCTGAGAATTTTCTGCGCCATATGAGTCAGGCCGACCGACAAGAACTCCTAGACAAGCTACGGTCAGACTATCGCCTGATCGTCCTCAGCTACTTCTCCAACGATGCCAGCCTTAACCAGAAAATCGACGACTTTGTCAATGTGGCCTTTTTCGCGGATGCCTCGGTATCCCAGATCGTTGAGATCCATATGGAGTTGATGGATGCCTTTGCCAAACAGCTAAAGTTAGAGGGACGCAGCGAAGAGATTTTATTGGACTATCGCCTCACCTTGATCGATGTGATTGCCCATCTGTGTGAGATGTATCGCCGCTCCATTCCCCGGGAAAACCAAGAAAAGTAA
- the kaiB gene encoding circadian clock protein KaiB codes for MSKLKKTYILKLYVAGNTPNSIRALKTLNNILEEEFQGVYALKVIDVLKNPQLAEEDKILATPTLSKILPPPVRKIIGDLSDRERVLVGLDLLYDELRDDEFYS; via the coding sequence ATGAGTAAGCTCAAAAAAACCTACATCCTGAAGCTGTACGTAGCCGGCAACACGCCCAATTCGATTCGGGCCCTCAAGACCTTAAACAACATCCTAGAAGAAGAGTTTCAGGGGGTGTACGCCTTAAAAGTCATCGACGTGCTGAAAAACCCCCAGCTAGCCGAGGAAGACAAGATCTTGGCTACACCCACCCTATCCAAGATATTGCCACCGCCAGTGCGCAAGATCATCGGCGACCTCTCGGATCGAGAGCGAGTGTTGGTTGGCCTTGACCTGCTCTACGATGAATTGCGTGATGATGAGTTCTACAGTTGA
- the kaiC gene encoding circadian clock protein KaiC, giving the protein MTQSPQSAQINPSKHAGLEKIRTLIEGFDDISHGGLPIGRSTLVSGTSGTGKTLMAVQFLYNGIVHFDEPGVFVTFEESPRDIIKNASSFGWDLQALIDDSKLFILDASPDPEGQEVVGNFDLSALIERIQYAIRKYKAKRVSIDSVTAVFQQYEAISVVRREIFRLVARLKQMGVTTVMTTERVDEYGPVARYGVEEFVSDNVVIIRNVLEGERRRRTVEILKLRGTTHMKGEYPFTITDEGMNIFPLGAMRLTQRSSNARVSSGVKTLDEMCGGGFFKDSIILATGATGTGKTLLVSKFLVDGCKTGERAMLFAYEESRAQLSRNAYSWGIDFEKMEQEGLLKIICAYPESAGLEDHLQIIKTEISQFKPARMAIDSLSALDRGVSNNSFRQFVIGVTGFAKQEEITGFFTNTTEQFMGLHSITESHISTITDTILMLQYVEVRGEMSRAINVFKMRGSWHDKGIREYTISSHGPEIKDSFRNLERIISGSPTRISIDEKSELSRIVKGVQGDEPV; this is encoded by the coding sequence ATGACTCAATCTCCCCAAAGCGCTCAGATTAATCCATCTAAGCACGCCGGGCTAGAGAAGATTCGCACCCTGATCGAAGGCTTTGACGACATCAGCCATGGGGGCTTGCCCATTGGCCGCTCTACCCTAGTCAGTGGCACCTCGGGCACAGGCAAAACCCTGATGGCCGTACAGTTCTTGTACAACGGCATTGTCCACTTCGATGAGCCCGGTGTATTTGTCACCTTTGAGGAGTCTCCCAGAGATATCATCAAAAATGCCAGTAGCTTTGGCTGGGACTTGCAAGCCCTCATTGACGACAGCAAGCTCTTCATCCTAGATGCCTCACCCGATCCCGAGGGCCAAGAGGTGGTTGGCAACTTCGATCTCTCAGCCTTGATCGAACGGATTCAATATGCCATCCGCAAGTACAAGGCAAAACGGGTCTCGATTGACTCTGTCACCGCCGTATTTCAGCAGTACGAAGCGATTTCCGTGGTACGGCGAGAGATCTTTCGGCTGGTGGCCCGTCTGAAGCAGATGGGCGTGACCACAGTAATGACTACAGAGCGGGTAGATGAGTATGGCCCGGTAGCTCGTTATGGCGTGGAGGAATTTGTCTCGGACAACGTGGTGATCATTCGCAATGTCCTCGAGGGTGAGCGTCGGCGCCGCACCGTCGAGATCTTGAAACTGCGAGGTACCACCCACATGAAGGGAGAGTATCCCTTCACCATCACCGATGAGGGCATGAACATCTTTCCCCTAGGAGCCATGCGCCTGACTCAGCGTTCCTCCAATGCGCGGGTATCCTCCGGGGTTAAGACCTTAGACGAGATGTGTGGGGGCGGCTTCTTCAAAGACTCCATCATTCTGGCCACCGGTGCTACCGGCACCGGCAAGACTCTGCTGGTGAGCAAGTTCCTGGTAGATGGCTGCAAGACCGGAGAACGGGCCATGCTATTTGCCTACGAAGAATCCCGGGCCCAGCTCTCTCGCAACGCCTACTCCTGGGGCATTGACTTCGAAAAGATGGAACAGGAAGGGTTACTCAAAATCATCTGTGCCTATCCGGAGTCAGCCGGATTAGAAGATCACCTGCAAATTATCAAGACCGAGATCTCCCAATTCAAGCCCGCCCGCATGGCGATTGATTCCCTGTCTGCCCTCGATCGGGGCGTCAGCAATAATTCCTTTCGCCAGTTCGTGATCGGGGTAACGGGCTTCGCCAAGCAAGAAGAGATCACCGGATTCTTTACCAATACGACGGAGCAGTTCATGGGGCTGCACTCCATCACCGAGTCTCACATCTCCACCATCACCGACACTATCTTGATGCTGCAGTATGTCGAGGTACGAGGGGAGATGTCGCGGGCCATCAATGTCTTCAAGATGCGCGGCTCCTGGCACGACAAGGGCATTCGCGAGTACACCATCAGCAGTCACGGACCGGAGATCAAAGATTCCTTCCGCAACCTGGAACGCATCATCAGCGGCTCCCCCACCCGTATTTCCATCGACGAGAAGAGCGAGCTCTCTCGCATCGTCAAGGGCGTGCAGGGAGATGAACCCGTGTAG
- a CDS encoding CopG family ribbon-helix-helix protein, which yields MSTSSTKRRVSVTIDADLLDAIDQFSDNRSAAIEEALRLWRVQKIQEQLQQYYQSRRQADVEEEEQWATLAEQQLEETLEAEEL from the coding sequence ATGAGCACTTCATCGACTAAGCGCCGCGTCTCAGTCACGATTGACGCTGATTTACTCGATGCCATTGATCAGTTTTCCGATAATCGCTCGGCAGCAATCGAAGAGGCGTTGCGGCTCTGGCGTGTTCAAAAAATTCAAGAACAACTACAGCAGTACTATCAGAGCCGTCGTCAGGCTGATGTTGAGGAAGAGGAGCAATGGGCTACTCTAGCCGAGCAACAGCTTGAAGAAACCCTGGAAGCGGAAGAGTTATAG